From one Poseidonibacter antarcticus genomic stretch:
- a CDS encoding LysR family transcriptional regulator — translation MTFKELNFFYHLCEKPQVTNLAKELNISQSAISLAIKSLEEKLNETLFDRIGKKLILNERGRYFKEQTYEHYLALKDAQTIFQKNKLAGTLKICASKTISNYIMPDIYYDFLTLHPEVSFEIDSFNSTRIINEVVEGNIDIGLIETNLSHSNIIKKHLCDDELIIVTSDEKYPKNKYVDTIDKKWILRESGSGTKEIFIDCLGAKALDLNIFMQLNSFEEIKKIVLDNTDTITAISRVVVNKELKEKELFEIKLINISFKREFSLIYNKAKTPNLLFLDFVTFIEHRISSNYKDMN, via the coding sequence TTTGTGAGAAACCACAAGTAACAAATTTAGCAAAAGAATTAAATATAAGCCAATCAGCAATTTCTTTAGCAATAAAATCATTAGAAGAAAAACTAAATGAAACGCTATTTGATAGAATTGGTAAAAAACTTATTTTAAATGAAAGAGGGCGATATTTTAAAGAGCAAACTTATGAACATTATTTAGCTCTAAAAGATGCTCAAACAATTTTCCAAAAAAATAAATTAGCAGGAACATTAAAAATATGTGCAAGTAAAACAATTTCAAATTATATTATGCCAGATATATATTATGATTTTTTGACATTACATCCTGAAGTTTCTTTTGAAATTGATTCGTTTAATTCAACACGTATTATAAATGAAGTAGTAGAAGGAAATATTGATATTGGACTAATTGAAACCAATCTAAGTCATTCTAATATCATAAAAAAACACTTATGTGATGATGAATTAATAATTGTAACATCAGATGAAAAATATCCTAAAAATAAATATGTTGATACAATAGATAAAAAATGGATTTTAAGAGAATCAGGTTCAGGAACAAAAGAGATATTTATAGATTGTTTAGGTGCAAAAGCTTTGGATTTAAATATTTTCATGCAACTTAATAGCTTTGAAGAGATAAAAAAAATTGTCCTAGATAATACTGATACAATAACTGCAATATCAAGAGTTGTCGTAAATAAAGAATTAAAAGAAAAAGAACTTTTTGAAATAAAACTTATTAATATTTCATTTAAAAGAGAATTTTCATTAATCTATAATAAAGCTAAAACACCAAATCTTTTATTTTTAGATTTTGTTACTTTTATTGAGCATAGAATTTCTTCTAATTATAAGGATATGAATTAA